A section of the Rossellomorea marisflavi genome encodes:
- a CDS encoding response regulator: protein MIKVIIAEDDFRVASIHERFLQKIEGVTVAGKALNGEETLRLLGEEEADLLLLDIYMQDQLGTDLLPAIRTRFPHVDVIMITAANDRELVATALRNEVLDYIIKPVSLKRFTSTLQQYQKRREMLKEKEEVSQATIDRLLGLHQTPLNGSGMPKGIDPLTLSKVKAIVEDTGKGISAEEMGSRMGASRATARRYLEYMVSTGEGTAELEYGIVGRPERKYFMAK, encoded by the coding sequence ATGATCAAAGTGATCATAGCGGAGGATGATTTCAGGGTGGCGTCCATCCATGAGCGATTCCTCCAGAAGATCGAAGGGGTCACCGTTGCCGGGAAGGCCCTGAACGGGGAGGAAACCCTCCGCCTGCTGGGAGAAGAGGAAGCGGATCTATTGCTTCTCGACATCTACATGCAGGATCAGCTCGGGACGGATCTCCTGCCGGCGATCCGCACCCGGTTCCCCCATGTCGATGTGATCATGATTACTGCGGCGAACGACCGGGAGCTTGTGGCGACGGCCCTCAGGAACGAGGTTCTTGATTACATCATCAAGCCCGTATCCTTGAAGCGGTTTACCTCCACCCTGCAGCAGTACCAGAAGAGAAGGGAGATGCTGAAGGAGAAGGAAGAGGTCAGCCAGGCCACCATCGACCGGTTGCTCGGTCTGCATCAAACGCCGCTGAATGGAAGCGGCATGCCCAAAGGGATCGATCCGCTTACCTTGAGCAAGGTGAAGGCGATCGTGGAGGATACGGGCAAAGGAATCTCAGCTGAGGAAATGGGCTCCAGGATGGGTGCATCCCGTGCAACGGCGAGGCGGTATCTGGAGTACATGGTCTCAACGGGGGAAGGAACGGCGGAGCTTGAATACGGAATCGTAGGCAGGCCGGAGCGAAAATATTTCATGGCCAAATAA
- a CDS encoding VOC family protein yields the protein MFRVGSIFIPVTDLERSMAWYEEHLGVKKIDEWEDGVGYCLPDGLTQLALVKVESRQETEFTIRGDRKNAYFNFLTDNIEATHEDFRRHGVTVTAVEDFGGMKAFDFNDPDGNPFSIVDEVTGSPFHSEEVRKLQKKS from the coding sequence ATGTTTCGAGTAGGATCCATCTTTATTCCGGTGACGGATTTGGAGCGTTCAATGGCGTGGTATGAGGAGCATCTCGGGGTGAAGAAAATCGACGAGTGGGAAGACGGGGTCGGGTATTGCCTGCCTGACGGGCTCACCCAGCTTGCCCTGGTGAAGGTGGAGTCCCGTCAGGAAACCGAGTTCACAATCAGGGGCGACAGGAAGAATGCGTATTTCAATTTCCTCACGGATAATATTGAAGCCACTCATGAAGATTTTAGAAGGCACGGTGTCACGGTCACAGCGGTTGAAGATTTCGGGGGTATGAAAGCCTTCGATTTCAACGATCCCGACGGGAACCCGTTCTCCATTGTGGATGAAGTAACCGGATCACCTTTTCACAGCGAGGAAGTACGGAAACTTCAAAAGAAAAGCTAG
- a CDS encoding NUDIX hydrolase codes for MTMTYTPPNHIVSATVTVLNEKGEILLIKGPRRGWEMPGGQVEEGESLTDAAIRETKEESGIDIEIVKFCGIYQNVKRSICNTLFLGKAIGGEPTTSAESLEVGFFPVDVALSMVTHSNFRQRIEDSLEHTRHPIHVEFNQ; via the coding sequence ATGACAATGACATACACACCACCCAACCATATTGTTTCTGCGACCGTGACCGTGCTGAACGAAAAAGGGGAAATCCTTTTGATCAAGGGGCCGCGAAGGGGATGGGAGATGCCGGGTGGGCAGGTCGAAGAAGGAGAATCCCTGACGGACGCTGCCATCCGGGAGACGAAGGAAGAGTCGGGGATCGATATCGAAATCGTGAAATTTTGTGGAATCTATCAGAATGTGAAGCGCTCGATCTGCAACACCCTCTTCCTCGGTAAGGCCATCGGCGGTGAGCCGACGACATCCGCGGAGAGCCTGGAAGTGGGGTTCTTTCCGGTGGATGTGGCTCTGAGCATGGTGACCCACTCCAACTTCCGCCAACGGATTGAAGATTCGCTGGAGCACACCCGTCATCCCATCCACGTGGAGTTTAATCAATGA
- a CDS encoding ATP-binding protein — protein sequence MRLAVLTVGKTHSGKTTFARTLERELPDFIVLDQDLQAEFINTHYRKLVPEKGPNTFKMALSQTILNHAVEHTGHHIILSNSNLDRDGRRGLLSRFGQKGFKTILVDFQIPDSVLFKRIGESGRSTTIFRTTTTSYEEVLQRQNGYHGNGPSEGEADHLLTIRSEEEVIIVIDAIKKIKSIEE from the coding sequence ATGAGGCTGGCCGTCCTTACCGTAGGGAAGACCCACAGCGGCAAAACCACCTTTGCCCGGACGCTGGAAAGGGAGCTGCCTGATTTTATCGTCCTCGATCAGGATCTTCAGGCAGAGTTCATCAACACCCACTACCGGAAGCTTGTCCCCGAGAAGGGCCCAAATACATTCAAAATGGCCCTTTCACAGACCATTTTGAACCATGCGGTCGAGCATACAGGACATCATATCATCCTGAGCAACTCCAATCTGGACCGGGATGGGAGGCGTGGCCTGCTCTCAAGATTTGGACAGAAAGGCTTCAAGACGATCCTGGTCGACTTTCAAATCCCCGATTCCGTCCTTTTCAAGCGGATCGGTGAATCGGGCCGCAGCACGACGATCTTCAGGACGACCACCACTTCATATGAAGAAGTGTTGCAGAGACAGAACGGCTATCACGGAAATGGCCCCTCTGAAGGAGAAGCTGATCATCTCCTTACCATCAGGAGTGAAGAGGAGGTGATCATCGTAATCGATGCGATAAAAAAGATAAAAAGTATAGAAGAATAG
- a CDS encoding class I SAM-dependent methyltransferase, with protein sequence MQKIKDQLTHSYNAAAISRDRELKEDWKAEVRSHFLSLLIKENKTRLLEIGAGSGQDSVVFKEAGLNTFSTDLSPEAIRLCKEKGLKAEVMSYDSLTFPDGAFDVVWAMNCLLHCPKDELPGVLEGIKRVLKPGGVFFMGVYGGKDSEGIWEGDFYEPKRFFALYTNERLREVLERHFKIESFRCLAKEELGRDLDFQGIILRRSR encoded by the coding sequence ATGCAGAAAATCAAAGATCAATTAACTCATTCATATAATGCTGCTGCCATCTCCAGGGATCGCGAGCTCAAGGAGGATTGGAAGGCGGAAGTGCGCAGCCACTTCCTGTCGCTCCTGATCAAGGAAAACAAGACCAGACTCCTTGAGATTGGAGCCGGGTCAGGGCAGGATAGCGTAGTTTTCAAAGAAGCAGGTCTGAACACGTTCAGCACCGATCTGTCACCGGAAGCAATCCGGCTGTGCAAAGAGAAAGGGCTTAAGGCAGAGGTCATGAGCTATGATTCGTTAACGTTCCCCGATGGAGCGTTCGATGTCGTATGGGCGATGAACTGCCTGCTACACTGCCCGAAGGATGAACTTCCCGGCGTACTTGAAGGGATCAAAAGGGTACTGAAGCCAGGCGGGGTCTTTTTCATGGGTGTCTATGGAGGCAAGGATTCAGAGGGGATATGGGAAGGGGATTTCTATGAGCCTAAACGATTCTTTGCCCTCTACACGAATGAACGATTGAGAGAGGTCCTTGAACGGCATTTTAAGATCGAATCGTTTCGGTGCCTGGCAAAAGAAGAGCTGGGCAGGGATCTCGATTTTCAAGGAATCATCCTTCGGAGATCACGGTAA
- a CDS encoding DinB family protein, producing MDIYVKEQKGYAPQIGHLVSQMDYARKTTLDSIEGCTQEELDGLLSSDGNTIGALLLHMAAIERGFQIEFFDGRNPNEEEMEEWGAAYGLGARGRKEIVGHPLSFYIATLRRVRQKTLTVLADKPDEWLYEECHWDGHPSNHSFIWFHVMEDEINHRGQIRLMRKALQLERKREA from the coding sequence ATGGACATCTACGTAAAGGAACAAAAAGGGTACGCCCCCCAGATCGGGCATCTGGTATCCCAGATGGACTATGCACGGAAGACGACGCTTGATTCCATCGAAGGGTGCACACAGGAAGAACTGGATGGCCTTCTTTCGTCAGATGGTAACACCATCGGGGCATTGCTCCTTCATATGGCCGCCATAGAGAGAGGGTTCCAGATTGAATTCTTCGACGGACGGAATCCGAATGAAGAAGAAATGGAGGAATGGGGAGCTGCCTACGGGCTGGGAGCCCGTGGCCGCAAGGAAATCGTTGGACACCCTCTTTCCTTTTATATTGCAACATTGCGTCGTGTCCGGCAGAAGACCCTCACAGTCCTTGCCGATAAACCGGATGAGTGGCTCTATGAGGAGTGCCATTGGGACGGGCACCCTTCGAATCACTCCTTCATCTGGTTCCATGTAATGGAGGATGAAATCAACCATAGAGGGCAGATCCGGCTCATGCGGAAAGCCCTGCAACTAGAAAGGAAGAGAGAGGCATGA